The following proteins are encoded in a genomic region of Aquifex aeolicus VF5:
- the rph gene encoding ribonuclease PH, with protein sequence MRSDGRKEDQLRPVSIQRDFLEYPEGSCLISFGKTKVICTASVIENVPNWLKGKGQGWITAEYSMLPRATQQRTIRESVQGRIGGRTHEIQRMIGRAMRTAVELTKIGERTIWVDCDVIQADGGTRTAAITGAFVAVADAIIKLHKEGIIEETPIKDFVAAVSVGIVNDRILLDLNFEEDSAAQVDMNVVGTGSGRLSEVHTMGEEYSFTKDELIKMLDLAQKGINELIELQKKLYVIQDGKWERSELKEVSSTT encoded by the coding sequence ATGCGCAGTGACGGAAGAAAAGAGGATCAACTCAGACCAGTAAGTATTCAGAGAGACTTTCTTGAATATCCGGAAGGTTCGTGTCTTATAAGTTTTGGAAAAACAAAAGTAATATGCACCGCCTCCGTAATAGAGAACGTTCCCAACTGGTTAAAAGGTAAGGGGCAGGGCTGGATAACTGCGGAATACTCGATGCTCCCGAGGGCTACCCAGCAAAGGACTATAAGGGAGTCCGTTCAGGGAAGGATAGGGGGAAGGACGCACGAGATACAGAGGATGATAGGAAGGGCTATGAGAACCGCCGTTGAACTCACAAAGATAGGCGAAAGGACTATATGGGTTGACTGCGACGTAATTCAGGCGGACGGTGGTACGAGAACCGCCGCGATAACGGGTGCCTTTGTAGCTGTAGCAGACGCGATAATTAAGCTCCACAAGGAAGGGATAATTGAGGAGACTCCCATTAAGGACTTCGTTGCTGCGGTTAGCGTGGGAATTGTTAACGACCGAATACTCCTCGACCTTAACTTTGAAGAGGACTCCGCAGCTCAGGTTGATATGAATGTTGTGGGAACGGGAAGCGGAAGGCTTTCCGAGGTGCACACCATGGGAGAAGAGTACAGTTTCACAAAAGATGAGCTCATAAAGATGCTTGACCTTGCCCAGAAAGGCATAAACGAACTCATAGAACTCCAGAAGAAACTTTACGTGATACAGGACGGAAAATGGGAAAGGAGCGAACTGAAGGAAGTAAGCTCTACTACTTAG
- a CDS encoding DUF72 domain-containing protein — protein sequence MGKERTEGSKLYYLGCSGYFYPGWRGKFYPKDLKPKDWLKYYSKFFNTVEINSTFYHFPNEKNLRRLYRETPKDFKFSVKVNRNITHYRKFKDVKELIKNFYEVCRNGLREKLGCVLFQLPPSYTYTKENLERILENLDFGFKNVLEFRHISWWNEEVFKILKERNVTFCSVSAPNLPESLIETSETVYIRFHGKTSWYKYNYSERELKSWAKKIKKSGAKEIFAYFNNDYNAYAPQNCLKLKELLGLLTVN from the coding sequence ATGGGAAAGGAGCGAACTGAAGGAAGTAAGCTCTACTACTTAGGCTGTTCGGGATACTTTTACCCCGGATGGAGGGGGAAGTTTTATCCCAAAGATTTAAAACCTAAAGATTGGCTGAAGTATTACTCTAAATTTTTCAACACCGTTGAAATAAACTCAACTTTTTATCACTTTCCAAATGAAAAGAACTTAAGAAGACTTTACAGGGAAACTCCAAAGGACTTTAAATTTTCGGTTAAAGTGAACAGAAACATAACCCATTACAGGAAGTTCAAAGACGTAAAAGAATTAATAAAAAACTTTTACGAAGTGTGCAGAAATGGATTGAGGGAAAAACTCGGATGTGTATTGTTCCAGCTGCCTCCTTCTTACACCTATACGAAGGAAAATCTTGAGAGAATTCTGGAAAACTTGGACTTTGGATTTAAAAATGTCCTTGAGTTCAGACATATATCCTGGTGGAATGAGGAAGTATTTAAAATCTTAAAAGAAAGAAATGTAACGTTTTGCTCCGTAAGTGCTCCAAATCTTCCCGAATCATTAATTGAAACCTCGGAAACAGTCTACATAAGATTCCACGGAAAAACGAGCTGGTACAAGTACAATTACTCGGAAAGGGAACTGAAAAGCTGGGCAAAGAAGATAAAGAAGTCTGGAGCTAAAGAAATTTTTGCTTACTTTAACAACGATTACAACGCCTACGCACCTCAAAACTGTTTGAAACTCAAGGAACTTCTCGGGTTGCTAACAGTTAACTAA
- a CDS encoding flavin reductase family protein encodes MEFVVKETDGDTLYKLVLGLVVPRPIGWVSTISKDGILNIAPFSFFNVVNDEPPVLMISVSNRDDNTLKDTVKNVLDTKEFVVNMVSEEVFEKMLITGEEFPPEVNEFEKAGLTPETSKFVKAPRIKEAKVSFECKLYKYVPVYDMHVIFGEALLIKVEDTILDENLNVNYEKYRPIGRLGGKYYVKAFGECKLKV; translated from the coding sequence ATGGAATTCGTAGTAAAGGAAACGGACGGAGATACTCTATACAAGTTAGTACTCGGACTAGTTGTTCCAAGACCTATAGGATGGGTTTCCACGATCAGCAAGGACGGAATACTGAATATAGCTCCTTTTAGTTTCTTCAACGTCGTAAACGACGAACCGCCCGTTTTAATGATATCGGTGAGCAACAGGGACGACAACACTTTAAAAGACACAGTAAAGAACGTACTTGACACAAAAGAATTCGTTGTAAACATGGTGAGCGAAGAAGTATTTGAGAAAATGCTGATCACGGGAGAGGAATTTCCGCCCGAAGTAAACGAGTTTGAAAAGGCAGGCTTAACACCAGAAACTTCAAAATTCGTAAAAGCTCCAAGAATTAAAGAAGCAAAAGTCTCTTTTGAGTGCAAACTTTATAAGTACGTCCCCGTTTACGATATGCACGTGATATTTGGGGAAGCTCTTTTAATAAAAGTAGAAGATACAATTCTCGACGAAAACTTAAACGTCAATTATGAAAAGTACAGACCAATAGGAAGGCTCGGGGGGAAGTACTATGTTAAAGCTTTTGGAGAATGTAAGTTGAAGGTATAA
- a CDS encoding cation:proton antiporter translates to MAAAPVEGNGAGLDVHTLFLHLAILLFSAKLFGSIFRKLGIPPVLGEVTAGVILGQSVLGLIPLSEAIKVLAELGVILLLFEVGLEADINMLMRVGLWSTLVAIVGAALPFAGGFIVSYYFFGLDLVASLFMGGALTATSIGITVRVLTDLNKHKERFAQIVLGAAVLDDIMGVIILAALYEFSKTKAVHFDTTVNLIIHILMFFLIAPFVANVLAKLLSIAARKTQDMDLIPASIMALILLAAYSAHKFGSPSILGSFTAGLALSRRFVIPFAAMLRLDEKLLHKVEESITPLVWVMAPIFFVSVGLALNLKAIDFSSPEFWTFSSALIVVAIIGKVLAGFVAPGSLKEKASIGFSMLPRGEVGLIFAEFGRSFKAINEVEYAVIVFVVAVTTLIAPIVLKLLLKEE, encoded by the coding sequence ATGGCAGCGGCACCGGTAGAGGGAAATGGGGCAGGATTAGACGTCCATACTTTATTTTTGCACTTAGCTATACTCCTATTTTCCGCAAAGCTTTTCGGTTCGATATTCAGGAAACTAGGTATCCCTCCCGTCCTCGGAGAGGTCACAGCGGGTGTAATTCTCGGTCAGAGCGTACTTGGGTTAATTCCGCTCTCGGAAGCAATAAAGGTCCTTGCGGAACTCGGTGTAATACTCCTACTCTTCGAAGTAGGTCTTGAAGCCGACATAAATATGTTAATGAGAGTGGGCCTTTGGTCCACTTTAGTCGCAATAGTTGGAGCAGCACTTCCCTTTGCGGGAGGGTTTATAGTTTCCTACTACTTCTTCGGTCTTGATCTCGTGGCTTCACTCTTTATGGGAGGGGCACTTACCGCAACGAGCATAGGTATAACGGTAAGGGTTTTAACCGATTTGAATAAACACAAAGAACGTTTTGCTCAGATAGTCCTCGGTGCGGCAGTTCTGGACGATATTATGGGTGTTATAATCCTCGCAGCTTTGTACGAATTTTCAAAAACGAAGGCAGTTCATTTTGACACCACGGTTAATCTGATAATACACATCTTGATGTTCTTCCTTATAGCTCCCTTCGTTGCAAACGTCTTAGCAAAACTCCTTTCCATAGCTGCGAGGAAGACTCAGGACATGGATTTAATCCCTGCTTCTATAATGGCTCTTATACTACTCGCAGCTTATTCAGCTCATAAATTCGGTTCTCCGAGTATTCTCGGTTCTTTTACCGCAGGACTTGCCCTCTCGAGGAGATTCGTAATCCCCTTTGCCGCTATGCTCCGTTTGGACGAAAAATTGCTTCACAAGGTTGAGGAGTCAATAACTCCCCTTGTATGGGTAATGGCTCCTATATTCTTCGTTTCCGTAGGACTTGCACTTAACTTAAAAGCTATAGACTTTTCCTCTCCGGAGTTCTGGACCTTTTCTTCAGCACTTATAGTAGTAGCGATAATAGGAAAAGTTCTGGCGGGTTTCGTAGCTCCGGGTTCATTGAAGGAAAAGGCAAGCATAGGCTTTTCCATGCTCCCCCGTGGAGAAGTGGGATTGATATTTGCCGAGTTCGGAAGGAGCTTTAAAGCTATAAACGAGGTAGAGTACGCAGTTATCGTTTTCGTCGTGGCTGTTACAACGTTAATAGCCCCGATAGTTCTTAAACTTCTTTTAAAAGAAGAATAG
- a CDS encoding coiled-coil domain-containing protein 22, with protein sequence MGACFNNNFWHSRVYRLSKRIDSVEKRIDDLKDGIKEIRQELKEIAGEVKELKELLYKVLEAEAKKEV encoded by the coding sequence ATGGGGGCATGTTTTAACAATAATTTTTGGCACAGCAGGGTTTATAGGCTCAGTAAAAGGATAGACAGCGTTGAGAAAAGGATAGACGATTTAAAAGATGGCATAAAAGAAATAAGACAGGAATTAAAAGAAATCGCGGGTGAAGTTAAAGAACTAAAAGAACTCCTCTACAAGGTTCTGGAGGCGGAAGCTAAAAAAGAAGTTTAA
- the queF gene encoding preQ(1) synthase, with protein MEAKEKKYGEIEIEKAQLEAWPNPNPERDYMIEITFPEFTCLCPRSGYPDFATIKIRYIPDKYIVELKSLKLWLNKFRNRYISHEAATNEIYQALYDLLKPRFLEVVGDFHPRGNVHTVVRVRSDENYG; from the coding sequence ATGGAGGCAAAGGAGAAGAAGTACGGAGAAATTGAGATCGAAAAGGCACAGCTCGAGGCATGGCCGAATCCAAATCCCGAAAGGGATTACATGATAGAGATAACATTTCCTGAATTTACGTGCCTGTGTCCGCGTTCAGGTTATCCAGACTTTGCAACGATAAAAATCCGCTACATTCCCGACAAGTACATAGTTGAGTTAAAGTCCTTAAAGCTCTGGCTCAATAAGTTCAGGAACAGGTACATATCCCACGAGGCGGCTACAAACGAGATATACCAAGCCCTTTACGACCTTCTTAAACCCAGATTCTTGGAAGTTGTGGGAGACTTTCATCCGAGGGGTAATGTGCATACCGTTGTAAGGGTAAGGAGTGATGAGAATTACGGATAA
- a CDS encoding 3'-5' exonuclease, with protein sequence MRDNLLDGTFVVIDLEATGFDVEKSEVIDLAAVRVEGGIITEKFSTLVYPGYFIPERIKKLTGITNAMLVGQPTIEEVLPEFLEFVGDNIVVGHFVEQDIKFINKYTKQYRGKKFRNPSLCTLKLARKVFPGLKKYSLKEIAENFGFETNGVHRALKDATLTAEIFIKILEELWFKYGIGDYYSLKRLEKGKF encoded by the coding sequence ATGCGAGACAATCTCCTTGATGGCACTTTCGTCGTTATAGACCTGGAGGCTACCGGGTTTGACGTTGAAAAGTCTGAAGTTATAGACCTTGCCGCTGTACGCGTTGAAGGAGGGATAATAACTGAAAAGTTCTCAACTCTGGTTTATCCAGGTTACTTCATTCCAGAGAGGATAAAGAAGTTAACGGGCATAACAAACGCCATGCTCGTAGGACAACCCACCATAGAAGAAGTTCTGCCCGAATTTCTGGAATTCGTGGGTGATAACATAGTGGTTGGACACTTCGTAGAACAGGACATAAAGTTCATAAACAAGTACACAAAACAGTACAGGGGAAAAAAGTTCAGAAACCCGTCTCTCTGCACGCTGAAGTTGGCGAGAAAAGTTTTTCCGGGACTTAAAAAGTACTCTTTAAAGGAAATAGCTGAGAACTTCGGTTTTGAGACGAACGGAGTTCACAGGGCTTTAAAGGACGCAACCCTTACCGCAGAAATCTTTATAAAAATCCTTGAGGAACTCTGGTTTAAGTACGGCATAGGGGATTACTACTCCTTAAAAAGGCTGGAAAAGGGTAAGTTTTGA
- the purS gene encoding phosphoribosylformylglycinamidine synthase subunit PurS: MKLVRVIIMPKEGLLDPQGRAVEEMLKENGFNVSNVRVGKVVELEVSEDTDLRKLVEKYLINPLIEDYEIEELSQKS; this comes from the coding sequence ATGAAGCTCGTAAGGGTAATAATAATGCCGAAAGAGGGGCTTCTGGACCCTCAGGGCAGAGCCGTTGAGGAGATGTTAAAGGAAAACGGCTTTAACGTATCAAACGTGAGAGTAGGAAAAGTTGTTGAACTCGAAGTTTCAGAAGACACCGATCTCAGAAAGCTTGTAGAAAAGTACCTCATCAACCCGTTAATAGAGGATTACGAGATTGAAGAGCTCTCCCAAAAGTCTTAA
- a CDS encoding PP2C family protein-serine/threonine phosphatase: protein MKVRTAYITNTGKVRPKNEDALLVDGKLFRETSMNTPQVEEFEVYEFTPFAVADGLGGHACGEKASGLVLEVLKEEKPEKPEYIKEIILKAKKRLDEYINEGNEFCYGFGTALAGVYLSKDRAIVFNVGDCRVYRFRDGNLELLTEDHTYLFQYYKEGRISYEELRLHPERHILESAILGGYPDLPEVFVREEEVKKGDTFLICSDGLWEALSFREKVSCLSKEDIKLRANCLFELAYQDGKDNISFILLECD, encoded by the coding sequence ATGAAGGTAAGGACCGCATACATTACGAACACGGGAAAGGTAAGACCCAAAAACGAAGATGCCCTGCTCGTAGACGGAAAACTCTTCAGGGAAACGTCTATGAACACACCTCAGGTTGAAGAGTTTGAGGTTTATGAATTCACCCCCTTTGCGGTGGCAGACGGCCTCGGCGGACACGCGTGCGGTGAAAAGGCGAGCGGTTTAGTTCTGGAAGTATTAAAGGAAGAAAAACCGGAGAAACCCGAATATATCAAGGAGATAATTTTAAAAGCTAAAAAGAGACTTGACGAGTATATAAACGAAGGAAATGAGTTTTGCTACGGCTTTGGAACTGCCCTTGCGGGTGTTTACCTCTCAAAAGATAGAGCAATTGTTTTTAACGTGGGAGACTGCAGAGTTTACCGCTTCAGAGACGGAAATTTAGAACTCCTGACGGAGGACCACACTTACCTCTTTCAGTACTACAAGGAAGGGAGGATTTCCTACGAAGAACTGAGACTCCATCCCGAAAGGCACATACTCGAGAGTGCGATCCTAGGAGGTTACCCTGACCTTCCCGAGGTGTTCGTCAGAGAAGAGGAAGTAAAGAAAGGAGACACTTTCCTAATATGCTCGGATGGTCTCTGGGAAGCTCTCTCTTTCAGGGAAAAGGTTTCCTGTCTTTCCAAAGAGGACATAAAATTAAGAGCTAACTGCCTCTTTGAGCTTGCCTATCAGGATGGCAAGGACAACATAAGTTTTATCCTTCTTGAATGTGATTAA
- the ftsH gene encoding ATP-dependent zinc metalloprotease FtsH, whose amino-acid sequence MNALKNFFIWAIIIGAAIVAFNLFEGKREFTTKVSLNEVVKLVEEGKVSYAEVRGNTAIIQTKDGQKLEVTLPPNTNLVDKMVEKGVRVEVANPEPPGGWLVNVFLSWLPILFFIGIWIFLLRQMSGGGNVNRAFNFGKSRAKVYIEEKPKVTFKDVAGIEEVKEEVKEIIEYLKDPVKFQKLGGRPPKGVLLYGEPGVGKTLLAKAIAGEAHVPFISVSGSDFVEMFVGVGAARVRDLFETAKKHAPCIIFIDEIDAVGRARGAIPVGGGHDEREQTLNQLLVEMDGFDTSDGIIVIAATNRPDILDPALLRPGRFDRQIFIPKPDVRGRYEILKVHARNKKLAKDVDLEFVARATPGFTGADLENLLNEAALLAARKGKEEITMEEIEEALDRITMGLERKGMTISPKEKEKIAIHEAGHALMGLVSDDDDKVHKISIIPRGMALGVTQQLPIEDKHIYDKKDLYNKILVLLGGRAAEEVFFGKDGITTGAENDLQRATDLAYRMVSMWGMSDKVGPIAIRRVANPFLGGMTTAVDTSPDLLREIDEEVKRIITEQYEKAKAIVEEYKEPLKAVVKKLLEKETITCEEFVEVFKLYGIELKDKCKKEELFDKDRKSEENKELKSEEVKEEVV is encoded by the coding sequence ATGAACGCGTTGAAAAACTTCTTTATATGGGCAATCATTATCGGAGCTGCGATAGTAGCCTTTAACCTATTTGAAGGAAAAAGAGAATTTACCACGAAGGTTTCCTTAAACGAAGTAGTTAAGCTCGTTGAGGAAGGTAAGGTAAGTTACGCGGAGGTAAGGGGAAACACGGCGATAATTCAAACTAAAGACGGACAAAAACTGGAGGTGACTCTCCCACCTAACACGAACTTAGTTGACAAAATGGTTGAGAAAGGTGTAAGGGTTGAAGTTGCAAACCCAGAACCGCCCGGAGGGTGGCTCGTAAACGTATTCCTCTCATGGCTTCCAATACTCTTCTTTATCGGTATATGGATATTCCTCCTCAGGCAGATGTCGGGGGGTGGAAACGTAAACAGGGCCTTTAACTTCGGAAAGAGCAGGGCGAAGGTTTACATAGAGGAAAAACCGAAGGTAACTTTCAAGGACGTTGCAGGAATAGAAGAAGTAAAGGAAGAAGTAAAGGAAATTATTGAATACCTGAAAGACCCCGTTAAGTTCCAGAAGCTCGGCGGAAGACCTCCCAAGGGAGTTCTCCTTTACGGTGAGCCAGGTGTGGGTAAAACGCTCCTTGCGAAAGCTATCGCGGGCGAGGCTCACGTTCCCTTCATCTCGGTCTCTGGTTCTGACTTCGTTGAGATGTTCGTCGGTGTAGGAGCCGCACGGGTAAGGGACCTTTTTGAAACCGCAAAGAAGCACGCTCCCTGCATAATCTTTATAGACGAGATTGACGCGGTAGGAAGGGCAAGGGGAGCTATTCCCGTAGGCGGTGGACACGATGAGAGAGAACAAACCTTAAACCAGCTTCTCGTTGAAATGGACGGCTTTGACACCTCAGACGGTATTATCGTAATCGCCGCAACCAACAGACCAGACATCTTAGACCCGGCTCTTTTAAGGCCCGGACGTTTTGACAGGCAGATATTTATACCCAAACCTGACGTAAGAGGTAGGTACGAAATACTCAAAGTTCATGCGAGGAACAAGAAACTCGCTAAGGACGTTGACCTTGAGTTTGTGGCGAGGGCAACCCCGGGCTTTACGGGAGCGGACCTTGAAAACCTCCTAAACGAAGCGGCATTACTCGCGGCAAGGAAAGGTAAAGAAGAGATAACTATGGAAGAAATAGAAGAAGCCCTAGACAGGATTACTATGGGACTAGAAAGAAAGGGAATGACCATATCGCCAAAAGAAAAGGAGAAGATAGCTATACACGAAGCCGGACACGCCCTCATGGGACTCGTCTCCGATGACGATGACAAGGTTCACAAGATATCCATAATCCCGAGGGGTATGGCTCTGGGAGTAACGCAACAACTTCCCATAGAAGACAAGCATATATACGACAAAAAGGATCTCTACAACAAGATACTGGTGCTTCTGGGCGGAAGGGCTGCGGAAGAGGTATTCTTCGGAAAAGATGGAATCACTACGGGAGCAGAAAATGACCTTCAGAGAGCAACGGACCTCGCTTACAGAATGGTTTCCATGTGGGGTATGAGCGATAAGGTCGGTCCGATAGCTATAAGGAGGGTGGCAAATCCCTTCCTCGGAGGAATGACCACAGCGGTAGACACAAGCCCTGACCTTTTAAGGGAAATAGACGAAGAGGTAAAGAGGATTATTACGGAACAGTATGAAAAGGCTAAAGCTATAGTGGAGGAATACAAAGAACCCTTGAAAGCCGTGGTCAAGAAGCTACTTGAGAAGGAAACGATAACCTGCGAGGAGTTCGTAGAAGTGTTCAAGCTCTACGGTATAGAGCTTAAAGACAAGTGTAAGAAAGAGGAACTCTTTGACAAAGACAGGAAATCTGAGGAAAATAAAGAACTTAAATCTGAAGAAGTTAAGGAGGAGGTAGTCTGA
- the leuC gene encoding 3-isopropylmalate dehydratase large subunit has product MGMTITEKILAEHAGKKEVHPGELITAKIDLAMANDVTAPLAIKILEKYGIDKVFDPERIALVLSHFVPAKDIKSAEQAKIVREFVKKHGIKWFFEEGEGIEHAILPEQGLVVPGDLVVGADSHTCTYGALGAFATGVGSTDIAYAMATGEVWLRVPESMKFIFYGKLKPWVMGKDLILYTIGQIGVDGALYRAMEFDGETIRNLSMEQRFTIANMAIEAGGKSGIISPDEKTIEYVKQRAKRPWKVYQSDPDAEYHSVYEWDASQIEPLVAWPYLPSNVHPVSESTHITIDQAFIGSCTNGRIEDLRVAAKVFEAALKQGKKVHPYVRCIVIPASKAIYKQALKEGLIDIFMEAGCVVSTSTCGPCLGGHMGVLAEGERCISTSNRNFPGRMGHPKSESYLANPAVVAASAIMGRIAHPDEVVKAETLAGV; this is encoded by the coding sequence ATGGGAATGACTATAACCGAGAAGATTCTGGCGGAACACGCTGGTAAGAAGGAAGTCCACCCCGGAGAACTCATAACTGCAAAGATAGACCTCGCAATGGCAAACGATGTGACCGCACCCCTTGCCATAAAGATACTTGAGAAGTACGGAATAGATAAGGTCTTTGACCCTGAGAGGATAGCCCTTGTTCTCTCACACTTCGTTCCCGCAAAGGACATAAAGTCCGCTGAGCAGGCAAAGATAGTAAGAGAATTCGTAAAAAAGCACGGTATAAAGTGGTTCTTTGAAGAGGGAGAAGGTATAGAACACGCCATACTCCCCGAGCAAGGACTCGTCGTTCCCGGGGACCTCGTTGTAGGTGCGGACTCCCACACCTGCACTTACGGAGCTCTCGGAGCCTTTGCAACGGGGGTCGGTTCCACCGATATAGCCTACGCTATGGCTACCGGAGAAGTTTGGCTCAGAGTTCCCGAAAGTATGAAGTTCATCTTCTACGGAAAACTAAAACCATGGGTGATGGGAAAGGACCTAATCCTCTACACGATAGGGCAAATAGGGGTTGACGGAGCACTCTACAGGGCTATGGAATTTGACGGAGAGACCATAAGAAACCTTTCTATGGAACAGAGGTTTACTATAGCAAACATGGCGATAGAAGCGGGTGGAAAGAGCGGAATAATCTCTCCTGATGAAAAAACGATAGAATACGTAAAACAAAGGGCAAAGAGACCATGGAAAGTTTACCAGAGCGACCCTGACGCTGAGTACCACTCCGTTTACGAGTGGGACGCTTCTCAGATAGAACCCTTAGTAGCGTGGCCCTACCTACCTTCAAACGTGCATCCCGTTTCTGAATCCACCCATATAACGATAGACCAGGCATTTATAGGCTCCTGCACAAACGGAAGAATAGAGGACCTGAGAGTTGCAGCAAAGGTGTTTGAAGCTGCGCTAAAGCAAGGAAAGAAAGTTCACCCTTACGTGAGGTGCATAGTAATTCCCGCGTCCAAGGCTATATACAAGCAAGCTTTGAAAGAAGGACTCATAGATATCTTTATGGAAGCCGGTTGCGTGGTTTCTACTTCTACGTGCGGTCCCTGCCTTGGTGGACACATGGGAGTGCTTGCGGAAGGTGAAAGGTGTATATCCACATCTAACAGAAACTTCCCCGGAAGGATGGGTCATCCTAAGAGCGAAAGCTACCTCGCAAACCCTGCCGTGGTCGCTGCGAGTGCAATAATGGGAAGAATTGCCCACCCCGACGAGGTGGTGAAAGCCGAAACCCTTGCGGGTGTTTAA
- the cas6 gene encoding CRISPR system precrRNA processing endoribonuclease RAMP protein Cas6, with amino-acid sequence MRFSDFPLDADLREFIEKNIFVSGVWTKTRKVETGQNAKLVGFTGRVVYYVWINALSSFSEFAGVGRKTTMGFGKTRKVPLKNLE; translated from the coding sequence GTGAGGTTTTCCGATTTTCCCCTTGATGCAGATTTAAGGGAATTTATTGAGAAAAATATTTTCGTGTCTGGCGTATGGACAAAGACGAGGAAAGTTGAAACGGGACAAAATGCAAAACTCGTAGGCTTCACGGGAAGGGTAGTTTACTACGTGTGGATAAACGCCCTCTCTTCCTTTTCTGAGTTTGCCGGCGTAGGCAGAAAAACCACAATGGGTTTCGGAAAAACAAGAAAAGTTCCCCTCAAAAATTTAGAATGA
- a CDS encoding cupin domain-containing protein yields MAKIKHLEEKFGEKPVSELVYEDENAKVIRFYLKKGQEIKPHTSPSSVYITVLKGKVTFTAGEEKIKGEQGSTIYYEPNELHGFVAEEDSVLEAVITPKPVRKVSLK; encoded by the coding sequence ATGGCTAAGATAAAGCACCTTGAGGAAAAGTTCGGGGAAAAGCCTGTAAGTGAGCTCGTTTATGAAGATGAGAACGCAAAAGTAATCAGGTTTTACCTTAAGAAGGGACAGGAGATAAAGCCTCACACATCCCCTTCCAGCGTTTACATTACAGTTTTAAAAGGGAAAGTAACTTTCACAGCGGGAGAGGAAAAAATCAAAGGGGAGCAAGGTTCTACGATTTACTACGAGCCTAATGAACTCCACGGATTTGTGGCAGAAGAGGATAGCGTTCTGGAAGCTGTCATAACTCCAAAACCCGTGAGGAAAGTAAGCCTCAAATAA
- a CDS encoding glycine cleavage system protein H, translated as MGKQEKDLGTAWEYQGCLIPKDLYYDIENQVWVRVNEDGTVTLGLTDVGQTRAGRLLHIRVKPVGTKVKKGKPVATLESGKWAGPVPALVEGEIVEVNPKVVEDPNYINIDPYGDAWIVKIKPTSEETLKRDLSELAHGEKAHEEMKKHIDEWDIVCMRCV; from the coding sequence ATGGGGAAGCAGGAGAAGGACTTAGGAACTGCTTGGGAGTATCAGGGTTGTCTTATTCCGAAAGATCTTTATTACGACATAGAAAATCAGGTCTGGGTAAGAGTAAACGAAGACGGAACGGTAACGCTCGGGCTCACGGACGTGGGACAGACCCGTGCCGGTAGACTACTCCATATAAGGGTAAAACCCGTAGGGACGAAAGTAAAGAAGGGAAAACCAGTTGCGACACTTGAAAGCGGGAAGTGGGCCGGACCCGTTCCCGCACTCGTGGAGGGCGAAATCGTTGAAGTAAACCCGAAAGTCGTGGAAGACCCGAACTACATAAACATTGACCCTTACGGAGATGCGTGGATCGTAAAGATTAAACCCACAAGCGAAGAAACGCTCAAGAGAGACCTCTCCGAACTTGCTCACGGTGAAAAAGCTCACGAAGAAATGAAAAAGCATATAGACGAGTGGGATATAGTTTGTATGAGGTGTGTGTGA
- a CDS encoding thioredoxin family protein yields the protein MGAKDKHVILLVSQWCPTCPHADALWKKLQEEYGFKYEVLDIGTPEGRYWVTKLMVRSVPSTVIDGKLAFVGVPNEAEARKAIEEGV from the coding sequence ATGGGTGCGAAGGATAAACACGTTATTCTTCTGGTTTCTCAATGGTGTCCTACATGTCCTCATGCGGATGCCCTCTGGAAAAAACTTCAGGAAGAATACGGCTTTAAGTATGAAGTTCTGGACATAGGTACTCCGGAGGGCAGGTACTGGGTCACAAAGCTAATGGTAAGGAGTGTTCCTTCCACGGTTATAGACGGTAAGCTTGCATTCGTGGGGGTGCCAAACGAAGCGGAAGCACGCAAAGCAATAGAGGAGGGGGTTTAA